One window of the Chitinophaga niabensis genome contains the following:
- a CDS encoding TonB-dependent receptor domain-containing protein, whose product MLRSLLASILLMYSLCSVAQQKSTLRGTVADSTNKELLEMASVSVQDPKDSSLITYTLTDKKGAFVLNGLPENKAVRLLISYTGYRTYSRILPADRATDLGQVFLPLATRDLNTVVIEGDRPPVAIRADTIEFNAAAFKTRPNAVVEDLLKKLPGVDIDEEGGITVNGKKVSRILVDGREFFANDPKLATKNLPSNIIDKVQVMDTKTKQEAKMGVQKDGEDRTINLTLKADKKKGLFGRISAGYGTDERFEASGMVNYFNGPKQISFLGSSNNLNKIGFSQGEMMSVAERKGGGTSVMVSNGGIEVNGISFGGGGEGIRTASTLGYNYNDRWNDKANVNNSYFFNNTNSRNYSISNRQRLIDNYNIYGIRDGYGRNTNHRMNFSVDIELDSVTQLSIRPSFDYTRQSANNNGDETTRDENNALVNTNKTTNRSLSDRYNFQNNIDFTRQLKKKGRSIGLNFSNTYNTQEGNAYVVSDRDFYVNELVDSTANTNQRTISDSKNENYRVQLSFNEPLSAVWRLNVSYAWNYNLSKSNRRTYNYDEGAKDYTELDSLFTNRFRTLNTSQQPQLSFIYSSKDKKWNATLGGTVYLNVLDNHSYTDNTTLRQYQTNLSPNSRISYRLKNNGNLSLNYNGYMQQPSIDQLQPVRDNANTLNIRVGNPDLKPSFSQNIRFGFDRFSPTGFGIFSGIGIMPVLNRISTATRILSGGGQETKAINVDGTYSINANLNISKNKKAKDYQWRINGGFFGNGSKNINFSTLGNAKGDTVLRANSTMNWSLSPMLNFSYSYKELLDVTMMYRPSFNAVKYSVTPPNSQNSYYTHRANVGATLYWPYNFSLENDVNYTYNSRTSPGFRKGVVLWNMGLAYDFFKNKSAQLKLSAYDLLRQNTSVRRMQSDYYIDDYQTNIVEQYFMLTFSYNISKFGAKPKTSNRRGQGGGFMIW is encoded by the coding sequence ATGTTACGAAGTTTACTCGCCTCCATTTTACTCATGTACAGCCTATGTTCCGTTGCCCAGCAAAAATCAACGCTACGGGGAACTGTGGCAGACTCTACGAATAAAGAACTATTGGAAATGGCGTCCGTAAGCGTCCAGGACCCAAAGGACAGCAGCCTCATCACCTATACCCTTACTGATAAAAAAGGGGCTTTTGTGCTAAATGGCCTGCCAGAGAATAAAGCAGTACGCCTGCTGATCTCTTATACCGGTTACAGAACTTATTCCCGCATCTTACCGGCAGACCGGGCTACCGACCTTGGTCAGGTATTCCTCCCCCTTGCCACCCGCGACCTGAATACCGTAGTGATAGAAGGAGACCGTCCGCCGGTAGCCATCCGTGCAGATACTATCGAATTCAATGCAGCGGCTTTTAAAACCCGCCCTAATGCTGTTGTGGAAGATCTTCTGAAGAAACTGCCCGGTGTGGATATAGATGAAGAAGGTGGTATCACCGTGAATGGAAAGAAAGTAAGCCGCATTTTAGTAGATGGCAGGGAATTCTTTGCCAACGACCCTAAACTGGCTACCAAAAACCTGCCCTCCAATATCATTGATAAGGTGCAGGTGATGGACACTAAAACCAAACAGGAAGCAAAAATGGGGGTTCAGAAAGATGGGGAGGACAGGACCATCAACCTTACACTGAAAGCAGATAAGAAAAAAGGACTGTTCGGCCGTATATCTGCAGGTTATGGTACAGATGAACGTTTTGAAGCCAGCGGTATGGTGAACTATTTCAACGGCCCAAAGCAGATCAGCTTCTTAGGCTCTTCCAATAACCTGAATAAGATCGGGTTCTCACAGGGAGAAATGATGTCTGTTGCGGAAAGAAAAGGAGGCGGTACTTCTGTTATGGTATCCAATGGTGGAATAGAAGTGAATGGTATTTCTTTCGGTGGCGGTGGGGAAGGTATCCGTACAGCTTCCACGCTGGGTTATAACTATAACGACAGATGGAACGATAAAGCCAATGTGAATAACAGTTACTTCTTCAACAATACCAATTCCCGCAATTATTCCATCAGTAACCGTCAGCGGCTCATTGATAATTACAATATCTACGGCATCAGAGATGGTTATGGACGCAACACCAATCACCGCATGAACTTCAGTGTTGATATTGAACTGGACTCTGTAACACAGTTAAGCATCCGTCCCAGCTTTGACTATACAAGGCAAAGCGCGAACAATAATGGTGATGAAACAACCCGGGATGAAAACAATGCACTGGTGAATACCAACAAAACAACTAACCGCTCTTTAAGCGACCGTTATAACTTCCAGAACAATATCGATTTCACCCGTCAATTAAAAAAGAAAGGCAGAAGTATCGGTTTAAATTTTTCCAATACCTATAATACACAAGAGGGAAATGCGTATGTAGTCTCCGACCGTGATTTCTATGTGAATGAGCTGGTGGACTCTACAGCCAATACCAATCAACGGACTATTTCAGATAGTAAGAATGAGAACTACAGGGTACAGCTCAGCTTTAATGAACCACTGTCTGCTGTATGGAGGTTAAATGTCTCCTATGCCTGGAACTATAATTTGAGTAAATCCAATCGCAGAACCTACAACTATGATGAGGGAGCAAAAGATTATACGGAGCTGGACAGCCTGTTCACAAACCGTTTCAGAACCCTCAACACCAGCCAGCAACCACAATTATCCTTTATCTATTCCAGCAAAGATAAAAAGTGGAATGCGACCCTGGGCGGTACGGTATACCTGAATGTGCTGGATAATCATTCTTATACTGACAATACTACTTTACGGCAATACCAGACCAACCTGTCTCCCAATTCCCGCATCTCCTACCGTTTGAAGAACAATGGCAACCTGTCTTTAAACTACAATGGCTACATGCAGCAACCAAGCATTGATCAGTTGCAGCCGGTAAGAGATAATGCGAATACCCTGAACATCAGGGTGGGTAATCCTGATCTGAAACCATCTTTCTCACAGAACATTCGTTTTGGTTTTGACCGTTTCTCTCCCACCGGGTTTGGGATCTTTTCCGGGATAGGCATTATGCCGGTACTTAACCGCATTTCTACTGCCACCCGTATACTGAGCGGTGGCGGGCAGGAAACAAAGGCCATCAATGTGGATGGTACTTACAGTATCAATGCGAACTTAAACATCAGCAAGAATAAAAAGGCGAAGGATTATCAGTGGCGCATCAATGGCGGGTTCTTTGGAAATGGTTCAAAGAACATCAACTTCTCCACACTCGGCAATGCCAAAGGAGATACCGTACTGCGTGCTAATTCTACCATGAACTGGTCATTATCCCCGATGCTGAATTTCTCCTATTCTTACAAAGAATTGCTGGATGTAACAATGATGTACCGTCCCAGCTTCAATGCGGTGAAATATTCCGTAACGCCACCGAATAGCCAGAACAGCTATTATACACATCGTGCAAATGTGGGTGCTACACTGTACTGGCCTTATAACTTCTCGCTGGAGAATGATGTGAATTATACCTATAACAGCCGTACTTCTCCTGGTTTCCGCAAAGGGGTGGTATTGTGGAATATGGGCCTGGCTTATGACTTCTTTAAAAATAAGAGTGCACAGCTGAAGCTGAGCGCCTATGACCTGTTAAGGCAGAATACAAGTGTAAGACGGATGCAATCCGACTATTACATTGATGATTACCAGACGAATATTGTGGAGCAATATTTCATGCTCACGTTCTCTTATAATATCAGCAAGTTTGGCGCGAAACCTAAAACCTCTAACCGCAGGGGCCAGGGTGGCGGATTCATGATCTGGTAA
- a CDS encoding chorismate mutase, translating to MEQILAKTKFADPASDKKPLIISGPCSAETEEQVLATALALAKTGKVDVLRAGIWKPRTRPGSFEGIGPKGLPWLQKAKELTGMPTTVEVATAKQVEDALHFGVDILWIGARTTVNPFSVQDVADALRGVKIPVLIKNPINPDLELWIGAVERIQKAGIEKVGLIHRGFSSYGNTDYRNAPMWHLAIELKRRHPELPMICDPSHISGRRDILQAVSQEAIDLDYDGLMVETHVDPDNAWSDAKQQITPEKFGELLDNITWRHERTDHKDFNTALEKLRNQINGIDDEILLLLGRRMNIAENIGQYKKDNNITILQTNRWNEILDRAIRAGEKLGLTKDFVLKYFDAVHLESINRQNKVMND from the coding sequence ATGGAACAGATCTTAGCAAAAACGAAATTCGCTGACCCGGCTTCAGATAAGAAGCCGCTGATCATCTCAGGTCCCTGCTCTGCAGAAACCGAAGAGCAGGTATTAGCCACTGCACTGGCACTTGCTAAAACCGGTAAAGTGGACGTACTCCGCGCCGGTATATGGAAACCACGTACCCGCCCGGGTTCTTTTGAAGGTATCGGACCTAAAGGTTTGCCCTGGTTGCAAAAAGCAAAAGAACTCACCGGCATGCCTACTACCGTTGAGGTAGCTACCGCCAAACAAGTGGAAGATGCACTGCACTTTGGTGTAGATATCCTGTGGATCGGCGCACGTACAACCGTGAACCCTTTCTCTGTACAGGACGTGGCAGATGCACTGAGAGGTGTGAAGATCCCTGTATTGATCAAGAACCCGATCAACCCTGATCTGGAACTCTGGATCGGAGCAGTAGAACGTATCCAGAAAGCTGGTATTGAAAAAGTAGGTCTTATCCACCGCGGTTTCTCCAGCTATGGTAATACAGACTACCGTAATGCACCTATGTGGCACCTGGCTATTGAACTGAAACGCCGTCATCCTGAATTACCGATGATCTGCGACCCAAGCCATATCAGCGGCCGCCGCGATATCCTGCAGGCTGTTTCACAGGAAGCGATCGACCTCGATTACGATGGTCTGATGGTGGAAACACACGTAGATCCCGATAACGCATGGAGCGATGCCAAACAACAGATCACACCTGAGAAATTCGGTGAACTGCTGGATAATATTACCTGGAGACATGAACGTACTGATCATAAAGACTTCAACACTGCACTGGAAAAACTGCGTAACCAGATCAATGGTATCGATGATGAGATCCTGTTGCTCCTGGGCCGCCGCATGAACATTGCTGAGAACATCGGTCAGTATAAGAAAGATAACAACATCACTATCCTGCAAACAAACCGCTGGAACGAAATTCTGGACCGCGCCATCAGGGCAGGAGAGAAACTGGGCCTCACCAAAGATTTTGTATTGAAATACTTTGATGCAGTTCACCTGGAATCTATCAATCGCCAGAACAAAGTGATGAACGACTAA
- a CDS encoding chorismate synthase, with product MNSFGRIFRVNVFGESHGESVGVNIDGIPAGIPLKQEDFLYDLGRRKAGAKGTTPRKEDDLPFLKSGVFNDHTTGAPITILFENNNTRSADYAKLREFPRPGHADFVATQKFGGFEDYRGGGHFSGRLTLNLVAAGVIAKKILGDKIQVNATLKEVGGFADAEEGLAAAIAAKDSVGGIVECTVDGLPIGLGEPFFDSVESNIAHAAFAIPAIKGIEFGAGFAAAKMKGLEHNDPIIDASGKTATNNAGGIVGGITNGNQLVFRVAVKPTSSTPKDQQTLNITSGEVETFSVKGRHDLCIALRVPVVLEAITAMVLADFMMLETRIPRIIK from the coding sequence ATGAACAGTTTTGGTAGAATATTCAGGGTAAATGTTTTTGGCGAATCGCATGGGGAAAGCGTGGGTGTGAATATCGACGGTATACCTGCCGGTATTCCCTTGAAACAGGAAGATTTCCTGTATGACCTGGGCCGCCGTAAGGCAGGTGCAAAAGGTACCACTCCCCGCAAAGAAGATGATCTGCCATTCCTGAAATCAGGCGTGTTCAATGATCATACCACCGGTGCGCCGATCACTATTTTATTCGAGAACAATAACACCCGCAGTGCTGATTACGCCAAACTCCGCGAGTTTCCGAGGCCCGGCCATGCAGACTTTGTGGCTACACAAAAGTTTGGTGGTTTTGAGGATTACCGCGGTGGTGGTCACTTCAGCGGCCGCCTCACCCTCAACCTGGTAGCAGCCGGTGTGATCGCAAAAAAGATACTGGGAGATAAGATCCAGGTGAACGCTACTTTGAAAGAAGTAGGCGGTTTTGCCGATGCAGAAGAAGGATTGGCTGCTGCTATTGCAGCAAAAGATTCTGTAGGTGGTATCGTGGAATGTACGGTGGATGGATTGCCTATAGGATTAGGAGAGCCTTTCTTTGATTCCGTGGAGTCTAATATCGCACATGCTGCATTTGCTATTCCGGCTATTAAAGGCATTGAATTCGGTGCAGGTTTTGCTGCCGCTAAGATGAAAGGTCTTGAGCACAACGATCCTATTATTGATGCGAGTGGTAAAACAGCTACTAATAACGCAGGAGGTATTGTAGGCGGCATTACTAACGGAAACCAGCTGGTATTCCGCGTAGCCGTGAAACCTACTTCCAGCACACCTAAAGATCAGCAGACACTCAACATCACCAGCGGGGAAGTGGAAACATTTTCCGTAAAAGGCCGTCACGATCTCTGTATCGCACTCCGTGTACCCGTGGTACTGGAAGCCATCACAGCTATGGTACTGGCAGATTTTATGATGCTGGAAACAAGGATACCGAGGATAATAAAATAA
- the aroA gene encoding 3-phosphoshikimate 1-carboxyvinyltransferase yields the protein MKVIISPAAINGVVTANPSKSAMQRAVAAALLAKGTTMIHNPGLSNDCLAALEVAENLGAMVKRLDDGIQITSKGVQPFYDEINCGESGLGIRMFTPIAALSEQPITIEGHGSLVTRPMHFFEEVLPQLGVDIKSQDGKLPLKIKGPLQAKDITIDGSLSSQFLTGLLMAFGAVADKAAITVKDLKSKPYIALTLQIMEHFGVKVRQDNFEVFHFDKKQEYRAKEYTVEGDWSGAAFLLVAAAVAGKAEVHHLNTQSAQSDKAIMEALEKAGAEILPGVFTMIVVKNELKPFEMDATDCPDLFPPLVALAANCKGITKIKGVSRLAHKESDRGLTLQQEFAKMGIKIDLQGDEMFVHGGTGIKGNVTVSSHNDHRIAMACAVAALTADGAVTIENAEAINKSYPEFYEHLETLGGIVEREELKV from the coding sequence ATGAAAGTCATTATATCACCTGCTGCTATCAATGGTGTGGTTACAGCCAATCCATCCAAGAGTGCCATGCAACGTGCAGTTGCGGCAGCACTCCTGGCAAAAGGCACCACCATGATCCACAATCCGGGTTTAAGCAATGACTGCCTGGCAGCATTGGAAGTAGCAGAGAACCTGGGTGCCATGGTAAAGCGGCTCGATGATGGTATTCAGATCACCAGTAAAGGCGTACAACCTTTTTATGATGAGATCAACTGCGGAGAGTCCGGTTTGGGCATCCGTATGTTCACGCCCATCGCTGCACTGTCTGAACAGCCTATCACTATAGAAGGACATGGCAGCCTTGTTACAAGGCCCATGCATTTCTTTGAAGAAGTACTGCCGCAACTGGGCGTTGATATCAAAAGCCAGGACGGTAAGTTGCCGCTGAAGATCAAAGGCCCGCTGCAGGCAAAAGATATTACCATAGACGGTTCCCTCTCTTCCCAATTCCTCACCGGTTTACTGATGGCTTTTGGCGCAGTAGCGGATAAGGCAGCTATCACGGTTAAAGACCTGAAGAGCAAACCTTACATCGCACTGACCTTACAGATCATGGAACATTTTGGTGTGAAAGTGCGCCAGGATAATTTCGAAGTATTCCATTTCGATAAGAAACAGGAATACCGTGCAAAGGAATATACGGTGGAAGGTGACTGGAGCGGTGCCGCCTTTTTACTCGTAGCTGCTGCTGTAGCCGGTAAAGCAGAAGTGCATCACCTCAACACACAATCTGCCCAGTCAGATAAGGCTATTATGGAAGCGCTGGAAAAAGCCGGAGCGGAAATATTGCCCGGTGTATTCACCATGATTGTGGTGAAGAATGAACTGAAGCCTTTTGAAATGGATGCAACGGACTGCCCTGATCTGTTCCCCCCGCTGGTAGCACTCGCTGCCAATTGCAAAGGGATCACAAAGATCAAAGGGGTAAGCCGCCTGGCCCATAAAGAAAGCGATCGCGGCCTTACCCTGCAGCAGGAATTTGCGAAGATGGGTATTAAGATAGACCTGCAGGGAGATGAGATGTTTGTGCATGGCGGTACCGGTATCAAAGGTAATGTGACCGTATCTTCCCATAACGATCACCGCATTGCCATGGCCTGCGCAGTGGCTGCCTTAACAGCAGACGGTGCTGTCACCATTGAAAATGCGGAAGCGATCAATAAATCCTATCCGGAATTCTATGAACACCTGGAAACACTGGGTGGCATAGTGGAAAGAGAGGAATTGAAAGTATAA
- a CDS encoding FKBP-type peptidyl-prolyl cis-trans isomerase, with amino-acid sequence MIIRKCLFIAALSVLALQTAYSQKKKPAAAPVSALKTPLDSVSYAIGNDLAQMLKGQGLDSLNLKLLFTAIQDQYAGKKPVLSADEGTLAVSRHIQKVKAEKAAKNKAVGEKFLAQNKIKPGVVTLPSGLQYQVITAGTGPKPVLTDKVKVHYHGTLIDGKTFDSSVDRGEPLVLGVSGVIKGWTEALQLMNTGSKWKLFIPSDLAYGDRQAGAMITPGSALIFDVELIGIEPAAPPAAPAQ; translated from the coding sequence ATGATAATAAGAAAATGCCTATTTATCGCCGCTCTGAGCGTACTGGCCCTGCAAACTGCCTATAGTCAGAAAAAGAAACCTGCCGCAGCACCGGTTTCTGCCTTAAAAACACCGCTGGATTCCGTTAGTTATGCTATCGGAAATGACCTTGCACAAATGCTGAAAGGCCAGGGGCTGGACAGCCTTAACCTGAAGCTGCTTTTTACCGCCATTCAGGATCAATATGCAGGCAAAAAACCCGTGCTTTCTGCAGACGAGGGAACGTTAGCGGTTAGCAGGCATATCCAGAAGGTAAAGGCAGAAAAAGCGGCAAAAAACAAAGCGGTGGGAGAAAAATTCCTGGCGCAGAATAAAATCAAACCAGGCGTGGTAACCTTACCCAGTGGTTTACAATACCAGGTGATCACAGCAGGAACAGGGCCTAAACCCGTTCTGACAGATAAAGTGAAAGTACATTATCATGGTACGCTGATAGACGGCAAAACTTTTGATAGTTCCGTCGATCGCGGTGAACCATTGGTACTCGGCGTAAGTGGTGTAATTAAAGGCTGGACGGAAGCGCTTCAGTTAATGAACACAGGTTCCAAATGGAAATTATTCATCCCTTCTGATCTCGCCTATGGCGATCGCCAGGCGGGTGCAATGATCACACCGGGCAGCGCATTGATATTTGATGTGGAATTAATTGGTATAGAACCGGCAGCACCTCCTGCCGCTCCTGCACAGTAA
- a CDS encoding CocE/NonD family hydrolase → MRKTAILLLTLFAYCTAVARVNEDSLWIRENYVKKEVMIPMRDGVKLFTSVFMPKSGAEKHPILMSRTPYSCAPYGEQNFPPFYLKYHNHYFREGYIIVIQDVRGRWMSEGEFVDVRPFNPNKKTNKDIDEASDTYDTIDWLVKNIENNNGHVGVFGISYPGFYSTMAALSGHPALKAVSPQAPVTDWFAGDDFHHNGAFFLNDAFSFYSGFGKPRPKPTTVGPTEYPYPTHDNYKFYLEAGSLKNIAKLMGDSIKFWKDLYAHPTYDAFWKARNVRNFLKDVKPVMLTVGGTFDAEDLFGAWNTYKAIETQSKNTNNRIVMGPWYHGQWSANDGSYMGNVRFGSNTSTWYQQNIEIPFFDFYLKGKGNVPDIKEATVFFTGENNWKQLPVWPPAEMKMTPVYLQPKGGLSFSLPAVSENLRSTYFSTYTSDPSKPVPYTEDVHFNRTISYMNDDQRFAARRPDVLVFQTDTLTEDLTLGGPIVADLLVSINTTDADFVVKVIDVFPDNFSYGDVPASTAHARYVSSSYPMGGYQMLVRGEVMRGKFRNSLETPVPFKPNEPTTVKFTLPDVAHTFQKGHRLMVQIQSSWFPLVDRNPQQFTDIYNAADKDFIKSDITIYHSNKRPSKIILPVIK, encoded by the coding sequence ATGAGAAAAACAGCTATCCTGCTTTTAACCCTCTTCGCTTATTGCACCGCCGTTGCGCGCGTGAATGAAGATTCCCTGTGGATTCGCGAAAATTATGTCAAGAAAGAAGTGATGATACCCATGCGCGACGGGGTAAAATTATTCACGTCGGTTTTCATGCCCAAAAGCGGTGCTGAAAAACATCCTATCCTCATGAGCCGTACGCCATATTCCTGTGCGCCATATGGAGAGCAAAACTTTCCGCCTTTTTATCTTAAGTATCACAATCATTATTTCCGTGAAGGTTACATCATTGTTATACAGGACGTACGTGGCCGCTGGATGAGTGAAGGGGAATTTGTAGATGTACGCCCGTTTAATCCAAATAAGAAAACGAATAAAGATATTGATGAAGCCAGTGATACATATGATACTATCGACTGGCTGGTGAAGAATATCGAAAACAATAATGGCCATGTGGGTGTGTTCGGTATTTCTTACCCGGGCTTTTATTCCACCATGGCAGCACTCAGCGGGCATCCTGCATTGAAAGCTGTAAGTCCGCAGGCACCCGTTACTGACTGGTTTGCAGGAGATGATTTTCATCACAACGGCGCCTTTTTCCTGAACGATGCATTCTCATTTTATTCCGGCTTTGGAAAACCAAGGCCGAAGCCAACTACTGTTGGGCCTACGGAATATCCTTATCCCACGCACGATAATTATAAATTCTATCTCGAAGCAGGCTCCTTAAAGAACATCGCCAAACTGATGGGAGACAGTATTAAATTCTGGAAGGACCTGTATGCACATCCCACTTACGATGCCTTCTGGAAAGCCCGCAACGTGCGGAACTTTTTGAAGGATGTAAAGCCTGTTATGCTGACAGTTGGCGGCACTTTTGATGCAGAGGACCTGTTCGGCGCCTGGAATACTTACAAAGCTATTGAAACACAAAGTAAAAACACCAATAACAGGATAGTGATGGGCCCATGGTATCATGGCCAATGGTCTGCCAATGATGGCAGTTATATGGGGAATGTGCGCTTTGGCAGCAATACCTCTACATGGTATCAGCAAAATATCGAAATACCTTTCTTCGATTTTTACCTGAAAGGAAAAGGCAATGTGCCGGATATCAAAGAAGCTACTGTATTCTTCACCGGAGAAAACAACTGGAAACAGTTACCGGTTTGGCCGCCTGCAGAAATGAAAATGACGCCTGTTTACCTGCAACCGAAAGGAGGGCTGAGTTTCAGCCTGCCTGCCGTTAGCGAAAATTTAAGATCAACGTATTTCAGTACCTATACCAGCGATCCTTCCAAACCAGTCCCTTATACAGAAGACGTGCATTTCAACAGAACGATCAGCTATATGAACGATGATCAGCGTTTTGCTGCAAGAAGGCCTGATGTACTGGTATTCCAGACAGATACCTTAACAGAAGACCTTACCCTGGGAGGCCCCATCGTAGCAGATCTGCTGGTGAGCATCAATACTACAGATGCAGATTTTGTGGTGAAAGTGATTGATGTTTTTCCGGATAATTTCAGCTATGGCGATGTTCCCGCTTCCACAGCTCACGCAAGATATGTATCTTCAAGTTATCCGATGGGCGGTTACCAGATGCTTGTGCGTGGAGAAGTAATGCGTGGTAAATTCCGTAACAGTCTTGAAACACCGGTTCCTTTTAAACCCAATGAGCCCACTACCGTAAAATTCACCTTACCGGATGTGGCACATACTTTTCAGAAAGGTCACCGGTTGATGGTGCAGATCCAAAGCTCATGGTTCCCTCTGGTGGACAGGAATCCGCAGCAATTCACAGACATTTATAATGCGGCGGACAAGGATTTCATCAAATCGGATATTACTATCTATCATAGTAACAAACGGCCGTCCAAGATCATCTTGCCGGTTATTAAATAA
- a CDS encoding DinB family protein yields the protein MPRPLPQEYGKYYHGYISLVPEDDLSVSFGNQTAGTLQFLQNIPEAKLNYAYAPGKWTVKQVLQHLIDAERIFVYRALRFARKDATPLASFEENDYADVARVDHLNWADMLEEFRLVRKASEFFFRSLNEEELGRYGKASGVDITVRSLGFITIGHALHHQNVLKERYF from the coding sequence ATGCCCAGACCATTGCCCCAGGAATATGGTAAATATTACCACGGCTACATCAGCCTGGTTCCTGAAGACGATCTCTCTGTATCTTTTGGTAACCAGACTGCCGGCACACTGCAGTTCCTGCAGAATATCCCCGAAGCTAAACTGAACTACGCCTATGCCCCCGGCAAATGGACGGTGAAGCAGGTATTACAGCATCTCATCGATGCGGAACGTATTTTTGTATACCGCGCCCTTCGTTTTGCACGTAAGGATGCTACGCCGCTTGCCAGCTTCGAAGAGAATGATTACGCAGATGTTGCACGGGTGGATCACCTGAACTGGGCAGATATGCTGGAGGAATTCCGTTTGGTACGCAAGGCCAGCGAATTCTTTTTCCGTTCTTTGAACGAAGAAGAACTGGGCCGCTACGGAAAAGCCAGTGGTGTGGATATTACAGTGCGGAGCTTAGGGTTCATCACCATCGGTCATGCTTTACATCACCAGAACGTATTGAAGGAACGATATTTTTAA
- the aroB gene encoding 3-dehydroquinate synthase — MTTQTHQFQHATTKYYLGESLANLGNYVNKDRTILLLDENVDQHYADVLPGWKKLVVPDGEEHKNMEVLEQIIDGLIELEADRKTMLVGIGGGMLTDMTGFVASIYMRGLPFGFIPSTLLAQVDASIGGKNGVSHGMHKNMLGTIRQPEFILFDYSLPTTMPETEWCNGFAEIIKYACIYDAELFSYLEANKDKALAQDVSVLQFLVERSVEIKTKFVLEDEFESGVRRWLNFGHTLGHAVEKLESIPHGQAVAIGMVAAAKISEKINKLPSEQTNRLIRLINDYRLPVTMTSNKEEVFNIFKLDKKREKDHIHFVLLNEIGKATTQPILLDELKQILQEL, encoded by the coding sequence ATGACAACGCAAACACACCAGTTCCAACACGCAACAACGAAGTATTACCTCGGCGAAAGCCTGGCAAACCTCGGCAATTATGTAAATAAAGACCGCACCATCCTTTTACTGGATGAGAATGTGGACCAACACTATGCAGATGTGCTGCCCGGCTGGAAAAAGCTGGTAGTACCGGATGGAGAAGAGCACAAGAACATGGAGGTGCTGGAACAGATCATAGATGGGCTGATTGAACTGGAAGCAGACCGCAAAACAATGCTGGTTGGTATTGGCGGCGGTATGCTCACGGATATGACGGGTTTTGTGGCCAGCATATATATGCGCGGACTCCCTTTTGGTTTTATACCATCCACATTACTGGCCCAGGTAGATGCATCTATCGGTGGCAAGAATGGAGTGAGCCATGGCATGCATAAGAATATGCTGGGTACTATCCGCCAGCCGGAGTTCATTCTTTTTGATTACAGCCTGCCCACCACCATGCCGGAAACGGAGTGGTGCAACGGTTTTGCCGAGATCATCAAGTATGCATGTATCTATGATGCTGAACTGTTTTCTTACCTGGAAGCGAACAAGGATAAAGCCCTTGCGCAGGATGTAAGCGTATTACAATTCCTGGTGGAACGTTCGGTGGAGATTAAAACGAAGTTTGTACTGGAAGATGAGTTTGAAAGTGGTGTTCGCCGCTGGCTGAATTTTGGTCATACCCTCGGGCATGCCGTGGAGAAGCTGGAGAGCATTCCACATGGACAGGCGGTGGCCATCGGAATGGTAGCAGCTGCTAAGATCTCCGAAAAAATAAACAAGCTGCCATCCGAACAAACCAACCGGCTGATCCGTTTGATCAATGATTACCGTTTACCGGTAACCATGACTTCAAATAAAGAGGAGGTGTTCAATATCTTCAAGCTGGATAAAAAGCGCGAGAAGGACCATATTCATTTTGTGCTGCTCAACGAGATCGGTAAAGCCACCACGCAACCGATCCTGTTAGATGAGCTGAAACAAATTTTACAAGAACTGTAG